A region from the bacterium genome encodes:
- a CDS encoding Rrf2 family transcriptional regulator, whose amino-acid sequence MKVSTRADYASRALLSLTLHEAGAPQSARDIADRTGLPQPYLEQILLALKGAGLVLSKRGVGGGYRLARPAGQIYLSEIVSAVEAPIVADDFGEPHKDGACDHEGQCVLLAVWAAVGTEMRRLLSSFSLADIAAIAGGTAPWPDAAPAAPAGEPR is encoded by the coding sequence GTGAAGGTCTCGACGCGGGCGGACTACGCCAGCCGGGCGCTGCTGTCGCTCACCCTGCACGAGGCCGGCGCACCGCAGTCGGCTCGGGACATCGCCGACCGCACCGGACTCCCCCAGCCCTACCTGGAGCAGATCCTGCTGGCACTCAAGGGCGCCGGCCTGGTCCTGTCCAAGCGCGGCGTCGGCGGCGGCTACCGGCTGGCGCGCCCCGCCGGACAGATCTACCTGAGCGAGATCGTGAGCGCGGTGGAGGCCCCCATCGTGGCCGACGACTTCGGCGAGCCGCACAAGGACGGAGCCTGCGACCACGAGGGGCAGTGCGTGCTGCTGGCGGTGTGGGCCGCCGTGGGAACCGAGATGCGGCGACTGCTGTCCTCCTTCAGCCTTGCCGACATCGCCGCCATTGCCGGCGGCACCGCGCCCTGGCCCGACGCGGCCCCCGCCGCGCCGGCCGGCGAGCCGCGCTAG
- a CDS encoding DUF2587 domain-containing protein, whose translation MTPDSEHSPTEPERAEIVAPEDAAEPQGDAIEQPAKVMRVGAMLRGLLEEVREAPLDERSRDRLREIYEISLQELGSAVSADLREELERLARPFPDAEVPTEAELRIAKAQLVGWMEGLIQGIQATLYAQQVLARRQLADMRGQLPPFRGADEQRPDDERPGPYL comes from the coding sequence ATGACCCCCGACAGCGAGCACAGTCCGACCGAGCCGGAGCGCGCGGAGATCGTGGCGCCCGAGGATGCCGCCGAACCGCAGGGCGACGCCATCGAGCAACCGGCCAAGGTGATGCGCGTCGGGGCCATGCTGCGCGGCCTGCTCGAGGAGGTTCGCGAGGCGCCTCTCGACGAGCGCAGCCGCGACCGGCTGCGGGAGATCTACGAGATCTCGCTGCAGGAGCTGGGATCGGCCGTCTCGGCGGACCTGCGTGAGGAGCTGGAGCGCCTGGCACGGCCCTTCCCCGACGCCGAGGTGCCCACCGAAGCGGAACTGCGCATCGCCAAGGCGCAGCTGGTGGGCTGGATGGAGGGACTCATCCAGGGCATCCAGGCGACGCTGTACGCCCAGCAGGTGCTCGCCCGGAGGCAGTTGGCGGACATGCGCGGCCAGCTGCCGCCCTTCCGGGGGGCCGACGAGCAACGGCCCGACGACGAGCGACCCGGCCCCTATCTCTAG
- the dnaE gene encoding DNA polymerase III subunit alpha, which yields MPDSFVHLHTHTEYSMLDGASRVDALVAAAAADGQPALGITDHGNLYGIVPFYKACRAGGVKPILGIEAYMAHESRHERPARQGKVDDSGGETATGHKLYYHLTLLAENEAGYRNLIQIASRAFLEGYYYKPKVDWEVLAEHSEGILASTGCLGSHVCQALLRDDFDRALGHAGRLRDIFGPGSAYVELQDHGIDAQQRIMPHLLEIAQRLDLPLLATNDSHYTHRGDAVAHDALLCVQTGSVRSDPNRLKFDGDEHYLKSAAEMRRLFAESPAACDSTLDIAERCNIEIGFGDIKLPPFPVPEGFGDADEYLAHLTLEGARSRWGHELPEATSDRLAYELQVITTMGFASYFLIVWDLIRYARSAGIRVGPGRGSAAGCAVSYCLGITSLDPLRYDLLFERFLNPGRRQMPDIDMDFDSRYRDDLIRYAAERYGRDHVAQIITFSTIKGRAAVRDAARVLDHPYAVGDKIAKAVPEPIMGRTTPLRACLERETAYGAGYDLAGDLRNMYAEDSQVREVVDVALGLEGLRRQDGIHAAAVVISPDPLTTNVPIQRKPAEKQAAADAPIVTQYDMDAVEELGLLKMDFLGLRTLDVITDTVAHVARLRGAELDIDELPLDDERTYEMLQRGDTTGVFQLESPPVRALLRSMLPGDINDVAAVVALYRPGPMKENVHTAYAERRTGRAPVEVLHPDAAEILADTYGLMIYQESMMRIAQVFAGYSPEEADNLRKACGKKIREKMAEERQKFIDGCEATGYGRRVGEQWWSRIEPFADYAFNKSHSYAYGLLAYQTAYLKANYPIEYMAALLTSVRTKIERLTPYLLECRQREVAVLVPDVNESLSDFTPVPRPEAPDRGRILFGLAAIRNVGAGDAAHIIEARAGGGPFRDFDDFCDRVDPSVLNKQTVQSLIRAGAFDSLGQPRQGLLNVHSRTVDAALAERREREAGVLSLFGDTDVATGYSHKPAVPDTHAPRSVMLAEEKEMLGLYISDHPLAGIEQLLAAKREHGITELEVLPDGEVVTVAGAVTSLKRRRTRNGARMATFTLDDRTGMIPVTVFPRAMEAQEALLADEVVVILKARLDRRDDEPKLICMEMQEFSAETRGALRLHIPAVGVDSDQLAALKRLLGEHGGHSPVEILVGKGHLLQLPQEYHVDIEGGLVPELRQLLGVSAVQV from the coding sequence ATGCCCGACAGCTTCGTTCACCTGCACACCCACACCGAGTACTCGATGCTCGACGGCGCCTCGCGCGTCGATGCGCTCGTGGCGGCGGCCGCGGCCGACGGCCAGCCGGCGCTCGGGATCACCGATCACGGGAATCTCTACGGGATCGTCCCGTTCTACAAGGCCTGCCGTGCCGGCGGCGTGAAGCCCATCCTGGGCATCGAGGCCTACATGGCCCACGAGAGCCGCCACGAGCGGCCCGCCCGGCAGGGCAAGGTGGATGACAGCGGCGGCGAGACGGCCACCGGCCACAAGCTCTACTACCACCTGACCCTGCTGGCGGAGAACGAGGCCGGCTACCGCAACCTCATCCAGATCGCCAGCCGCGCCTTCCTGGAGGGTTACTACTACAAGCCGAAGGTGGACTGGGAGGTGCTGGCTGAGCACTCCGAGGGGATCCTGGCGAGCACGGGCTGCCTCGGGAGCCACGTCTGCCAGGCGCTGCTGCGGGACGATTTCGACAGGGCGCTGGGCCATGCGGGGCGCCTGCGCGACATCTTCGGGCCCGGCAGCGCCTACGTCGAGCTCCAGGATCACGGCATCGACGCCCAGCAGCGCATCATGCCGCACCTGCTGGAGATCGCGCAACGCCTGGATCTCCCCCTGCTGGCCACCAACGACAGCCACTACACGCACCGCGGCGACGCGGTGGCGCACGACGCCCTGCTCTGCGTGCAGACCGGGAGCGTCCGCAGCGACCCGAACAGGCTCAAGTTCGACGGCGACGAGCACTACCTGAAGTCGGCGGCGGAGATGCGCCGGCTCTTCGCCGAGTCGCCGGCGGCCTGCGACAGCACGCTGGACATCGCCGAGCGCTGCAACATCGAGATCGGCTTCGGCGACATCAAGCTGCCGCCGTTCCCCGTACCGGAGGGCTTCGGCGACGCCGACGAGTACCTGGCGCATCTCACCCTCGAGGGGGCGCGCTCCCGCTGGGGCCACGAGCTGCCCGAGGCCACCTCGGACCGCCTGGCCTACGAGCTGCAGGTGATCACCACGATGGGCTTCGCCTCGTACTTCCTGATCGTCTGGGACCTCATCCGCTACGCCCGGTCCGCCGGGATCCGGGTGGGTCCCGGCCGGGGCAGCGCCGCGGGCTGCGCCGTCTCCTACTGCCTCGGCATCACCAGCCTCGACCCGCTGCGCTACGACCTGCTGTTCGAGCGGTTCCTGAACCCCGGCCGGCGCCAGATGCCCGACATCGACATGGACTTCGACTCCCGCTACCGCGACGACCTGATCCGCTACGCGGCGGAACGCTACGGGCGGGACCACGTGGCACAGATCATCACCTTCTCCACCATCAAGGGGCGTGCCGCGGTGCGCGACGCGGCCCGAGTGCTGGACCACCCCTACGCCGTCGGCGACAAGATCGCCAAGGCGGTCCCCGAACCCATCATGGGCCGGACGACGCCGCTGCGCGCCTGCCTCGAGCGTGAGACCGCCTACGGCGCCGGCTATGACCTGGCCGGGGATCTGCGCAACATGTACGCCGAGGATTCCCAGGTGCGCGAGGTCGTGGACGTGGCGCTGGGTCTGGAGGGGCTGCGGCGCCAGGACGGCATCCACGCGGCCGCGGTCGTGATCTCACCCGACCCCCTGACGACGAACGTGCCCATCCAGCGCAAGCCGGCCGAGAAGCAGGCCGCCGCGGACGCCCCCATCGTCACCCAGTACGACATGGACGCGGTCGAGGAGCTGGGTCTCCTCAAGATGGACTTCCTCGGACTGCGCACGCTCGACGTCATCACCGACACCGTCGCCCACGTGGCGCGCCTGCGCGGCGCCGAACTGGACATCGACGAGCTGCCGCTGGACGACGAGCGCACCTACGAGATGCTCCAGCGCGGCGACACCACCGGCGTCTTCCAGCTGGAGAGCCCCCCGGTGCGCGCCCTGCTGCGCTCCATGCTGCCGGGCGACATCAACGACGTGGCCGCCGTGGTGGCGCTGTACAGGCCGGGCCCGATGAAGGAGAACGTGCACACGGCGTATGCGGAGCGCAGGACGGGGCGTGCCCCCGTGGAGGTGCTGCACCCCGACGCCGCGGAGATTCTGGCCGACACCTACGGACTCATGATCTACCAGGAGTCCATGATGCGGATCGCCCAGGTGTTCGCCGGCTACAGCCCGGAGGAGGCCGACAACCTGCGCAAGGCCTGCGGCAAGAAGATCCGCGAGAAGATGGCCGAGGAGCGCCAGAAGTTCATCGACGGCTGCGAGGCCACCGGCTACGGCCGGCGGGTGGGGGAGCAGTGGTGGAGCCGCATCGAGCCCTTCGCCGACTACGCCTTCAACAAGAGCCACTCCTACGCCTACGGCCTGCTGGCCTACCAGACCGCCTACCTGAAGGCGAACTACCCCATCGAGTACATGGCGGCCCTGCTGACGAGCGTGCGCACCAAGATCGAGCGCCTCACCCCCTACCTCCTGGAATGCCGCCAGCGGGAGGTCGCCGTGCTGGTGCCCGACGTGAACGAGTCGCTCTCGGACTTCACGCCGGTCCCGCGCCCGGAGGCGCCGGACCGCGGACGCATCCTTTTCGGTCTGGCGGCCATCCGCAACGTGGGCGCCGGCGATGCCGCCCACATCATCGAGGCGCGTGCGGGCGGCGGGCCGTTCCGGGACTTCGACGACTTCTGCGACCGGGTGGACCCCTCGGTGCTCAACAAGCAGACGGTCCAGTCGCTGATCAGGGCCGGCGCCTTCGACTCCCTGGGACAGCCGCGGCAGGGGCTGCTGAACGTGCACAGCCGAACCGTCGACGCCGCCCTCGCCGAGCGGCGCGAGCGCGAGGCCGGGGTCCTGAGTCTCTTCGGTGACACCGACGTGGCCACCGGCTACAGCCACAAGCCCGCCGTGCCCGACACCCACGCACCGCGGTCGGTCATGCTGGCCGAGGAGAAGGAGATGCTCGGGCTCTACATCAGCGACCATCCCCTGGCGGGCATCGAGCAACTGCTGGCGGCCAAGCGGGAGCACGGCATCACCGAACTCGAGGTGTTGCCCGACGGCGAGGTCGTGACGGTGGCGGGCGCCGTCACCTCGCTGAAGCGCCGCCGGACGCGCAACGGCGCGCGCATGGCCACCTTCACCCTGGACGATCGCACCGGGATGATCCCGGTCACGGTCTTTCCCCGAGCCATGGAAGCCCAGGAGGCCCTGCTCGCCGACGAGGTGGTGGTGATCCTCAAGGCGCGCCTGGACCGGCGCGACGACGAGCCGAAGCTCATCTGCATGGAGATGCAGGAGTTCTCCGCCGAGACCCGCGGGGCGCTGCGCCTGCACATCCCCGCCGTCGGCGTGGACAGCGATCAGCTGGCGGCGCTCAAGCGGCTCCTCGGTGAGCACGGCGGCCACTCGCCCGTGGAGATCCTGGTCGGCAAGGGGCATCTGTTGCAGCTTCCCCAGGAGTACCACGTCGACATCGAGGGGGGACTGGTGCCCGAGCTGCGGCAACTGCTGGGAGTCAGCGCCGTGCAGGTCTGA
- a CDS encoding nitroreductase family protein, whose amino-acid sequence MNLSEVLAARRMTRNFESRRLERALLEELCLMARRAPSAGFAQGAELIILDTAEARESFWDLTLPATQRADFAWPGLLQAPALVLPAADSRRYLARYREADKASGAAGGLGESPEAWPMPYWLIDCAFVVQNLLLAAAERGLGALFFGLFDGEAEVRAALQVPEGVEVLGVVALGWPAPDHPSRSLARGWRDPREILHWGCWGGPRR is encoded by the coding sequence GTGAACCTCAGCGAGGTGCTCGCGGCGCGCCGCATGACGCGGAACTTCGAGTCTCGGCGCCTGGAGCGGGCCCTGCTCGAGGAACTGTGCCTGATGGCCCGGCGGGCGCCGTCGGCGGGATTCGCCCAGGGTGCCGAACTCATAATCCTGGATACCGCCGAGGCGCGCGAATCGTTCTGGGACCTCACCCTGCCCGCCACCCAGCGCGCCGACTTCGCCTGGCCCGGACTTCTGCAGGCGCCCGCTCTGGTCCTGCCGGCGGCCGACAGCCGCCGCTACCTCGCCCGCTACCGCGAGGCGGACAAGGCGTCGGGCGCAGCCGGCGGCCTCGGCGAGTCACCGGAGGCCTGGCCCATGCCGTACTGGCTGATCGATTGCGCCTTCGTCGTGCAGAACCTGCTGCTGGCGGCCGCCGAACGGGGTCTGGGAGCCCTGTTCTTCGGCCTGTTCGACGGGGAGGCCGAGGTACGTGCCGCGCTGCAGGTTCCCGAGGGGGTCGAAGTGTTGGGGGTCGTGGCGTTGGGTTGGCCGGCTCCCGACCACCCCAGCAGGTCGCTGGCGCGCGGCTGGCGGGATCCCCGGGAGATCCTGCACTGGGGCTGCTGGGGCGGCCCCCGGCGCTAG
- a CDS encoding OB-fold domain-containing protein, which translates to MATERIPLVAYLALEPEAHLVAEECDACGARFFDRRNACGACGGRSFEPAPVAVTGHLRAFSIVHRADPGVAVPFVSAIVEACDGTTVRANLLEVTPDPAEIRLGMPVRLVTYPAGTDSEGTECVAFGFAPASA; encoded by the coding sequence ATGGCAACCGAACGGATCCCACTGGTGGCCTATCTGGCGCTCGAGCCCGAGGCGCACCTGGTGGCGGAGGAGTGCGACGCTTGCGGCGCCCGCTTCTTCGATCGTCGCAATGCCTGCGGGGCCTGCGGCGGCCGCAGCTTCGAGCCTGCGCCGGTGGCTGTGACCGGTCATCTGCGGGCGTTCTCGATCGTGCACCGGGCGGACCCGGGCGTCGCGGTGCCGTTCGTCTCAGCGATCGTGGAGGCCTGCGACGGCACCACGGTCCGCGCCAACCTGCTGGAGGTGACGCCGGACCCCGCCGAGATCCGACTCGGCATGCCGGTGCGGCTGGTGACCTACCCGGCCGGCACGGACAGCGAAGGCACCGAATGCGTCGCGTTCGGTTTCGCGCCGGCGAGCGCCTGA
- a CDS encoding thiolase family protein, with protein sequence MSDSVWILGTSMTRFARHGDRDLLDLASEAALGALDDGGVTVQDLDVLACGSLFSAHAGVGQQLLGQIGQTGISVYNVANACATGATAVRVGLMAIRSGEASMAMAVGVEKMGKMGLLTSTPKGSKGAKVFEPSGRFGSVRSVDGILGTKTMPGVFGQAGMRYAHDHPGVGFDQFARIAHKNHLHSTLNPLAQYRKRFSVEEIKASPMMAYPNTLLMCCPTGDGAAAAILVSGERLRTLSPSQRSRAVKIAASVLTSDPYVEGGQMQPDVNTLTRNAADAAYEQAGVGPEDLDMVELHDCFASAELIHYDNLRLCEPGGAGDFIDSGAPYRDGTTPVNVSGGLISKGHPIGATGVANIYEIATHLRGEAGDRQIPDARVGLAHVIGLGSSCGVHILERSAA encoded by the coding sequence ATGAGTGACAGCGTCTGGATACTCGGTACCTCCATGACACGATTCGCCCGCCACGGTGACCGCGACCTGCTCGACCTGGCCAGCGAGGCGGCACTGGGCGCGCTGGACGACGGCGGGGTGACCGTGCAGGACCTCGACGTGCTGGCGTGTGGCAGTCTGTTCTCGGCCCACGCCGGGGTCGGTCAGCAACTGCTGGGCCAGATCGGCCAGACGGGCATCAGCGTCTACAACGTGGCCAACGCCTGTGCCACGGGGGCCACAGCCGTACGGGTCGGTCTCATGGCCATTCGTTCGGGGGAGGCCTCCATGGCGATGGCCGTCGGGGTTGAGAAGATGGGGAAGATGGGGTTGCTCACGAGCACCCCCAAGGGCTCGAAGGGAGCCAAGGTGTTCGAGCCGTCGGGACGTTTCGGGTCGGTCCGCTCGGTCGACGGCATCCTCGGCACCAAGACCATGCCCGGAGTCTTCGGCCAGGCCGGCATGCGCTACGCCCACGACCACCCCGGTGTGGGTTTCGACCAGTTCGCCAGGATCGCCCACAAGAACCACCTGCACTCGACCCTGAACCCGCTGGCGCAGTACCGGAAGCGCTTCAGCGTCGAGGAAATCAAGGCCTCGCCGATGATGGCGTACCCCAACACGCTGCTGATGTGCTGCCCCACCGGCGACGGTGCCGCCGCGGCGATCCTCGTCAGCGGGGAGCGCCTGAGGACACTGTCGCCGTCCCAGCGCAGCCGGGCGGTCAAGATCGCCGCCTCGGTGCTCACGAGCGATCCGTATGTCGAGGGCGGCCAGATGCAGCCCGACGTGAACACCTTGACCCGCAACGCCGCCGACGCGGCCTACGAGCAGGCGGGAGTGGGACCCGAGGACCTCGACATGGTGGAGTTGCACGACTGCTTCGCCTCGGCGGAGCTCATCCACTACGACAACCTGCGGCTGTGCGAGCCGGGCGGGGCGGGTGACTTCATCGACTCGGGTGCGCCCTACCGCGACGGGACAACGCCCGTCAACGTCTCCGGCGGTCTCATCTCCAAGGGCCATCCCATCGGTGCGACCGGCGTGGCGAACATCTACGAGATCGCCACCCATCTGCGCGGCGAGGCGGGCGATCGCCAGATTCCCGACGCCCGGGTCGGCCTGGCGCACGTGATCGGGCTGGGCTCCTCCTGCGGCGTGCACATCCTGGAGCGCTCCGCCGCCTGA
- a CDS encoding thioredoxin domain-containing protein: protein MNRLAAEGSPYLRQHADNPVDWYPWGTEAFDEARRADKPMLLSVGYSSCHWCHVMAHESFEDPATAELMNRWFVNVKVDREERPDVDSLYMEAVTSLTGHGGWPMTVFLTPEGEPFFAGTYFPPTARHGMPSFGDVLQRVSDAWGERRGDVRDQAQRITAALDRAARLPPASGGVPDGHEVLAAAAGALRRQYDAAWGGFGHAPKFPQAMTLEALLRHWRNSGDDDVLAMVVNSLDCMASGGIYDHLGGGFSRYATDQRWLVPHFEKMLYDNALLLGLYTAAWQVTGKARYRQVVTETVGYLLRDLRLPGGGFASAEDADSEGVEGKFYVWRLEEIRSAAGEAADAAIEWYGATGEGNFEGANILWRPVRGDLLRSPEVEQARRALLEARSGRVRPGLDDKVLTEWNGLLIAALAAAATATGNTAWLAVAEDCGEFLLQNLRRADGRWLRSWQAGDADRPPGARHLACAADYAALLNAFCRLAETTGRAHWIAEARRTADDLVELFWDPDGSGLLTCGRDAEPLVATPRDLFDNATPSASSAAALGLMRLGALVGTGAYHERAAEILALLGPLAGEHPSGFGNLLCALDLHAGGATEVVITGDRRDLVDVVHGAWLPNAVLAWGEPYDSPLWAQRRDGAAYVCRRYTCAAPADDPATLRRQLAIDAGRAGRP, encoded by the coding sequence ATGAACCGACTCGCGGCCGAGGGGAGCCCCTACCTTCGCCAGCACGCCGACAACCCCGTGGACTGGTACCCCTGGGGCACGGAGGCCTTCGACGAGGCCCGCCGAGCCGACAAGCCGATGCTGCTGTCGGTGGGCTACTCCTCCTGCCACTGGTGCCATGTGATGGCCCACGAATCGTTCGAGGACCCGGCCACGGCGGAGCTGATGAACCGCTGGTTCGTGAACGTGAAGGTGGACCGCGAGGAACGGCCCGACGTGGACTCGCTGTACATGGAGGCGGTCACCTCGCTCACCGGCCACGGGGGCTGGCCCATGACCGTCTTCCTGACACCCGAGGGGGAGCCGTTCTTCGCCGGCACCTACTTCCCGCCCACGGCGCGCCACGGGATGCCCTCGTTCGGCGACGTCCTCCAGCGGGTCAGCGACGCGTGGGGCGAGCGCCGCGGCGATGTCCGGGATCAGGCACAGCGCATCACGGCGGCCCTGGATCGGGCCGCTCGCCTGCCGCCGGCGTCGGGCGGCGTCCCCGACGGCCACGAGGTGCTCGCCGCCGCCGCCGGAGCGCTGCGCCGCCAGTACGACGCCGCCTGGGGAGGATTCGGCCATGCTCCCAAGTTCCCCCAGGCCATGACGCTGGAGGCGTTGCTGCGGCACTGGCGGAACTCCGGTGACGACGACGTGCTGGCGATGGTCGTCAACAGCCTGGACTGCATGGCCTCCGGCGGCATCTACGACCACCTCGGCGGCGGCTTCTCGCGCTACGCCACCGACCAGCGCTGGTTGGTACCGCACTTCGAGAAGATGCTCTACGACAATGCCCTGCTGCTGGGGCTGTACACCGCCGCCTGGCAGGTCACCGGCAAGGCCCGCTACCGCCAGGTGGTCACCGAGACCGTCGGCTACCTGCTGCGCGATCTGCGCCTGCCCGGCGGCGGCTTCGCCTCAGCCGAGGACGCCGACTCCGAAGGCGTGGAGGGGAAGTTCTACGTGTGGCGCCTCGAAGAGATCCGCAGTGCCGCCGGAGAGGCAGCCGACGCCGCCATCGAGTGGTACGGCGCCACCGGCGAAGGCAACTTCGAGGGGGCCAACATCCTGTGGCGGCCGGTGCGCGGCGACCTGCTGCGCTCGCCCGAGGTGGAGCAGGCGCGCCGGGCGCTGCTCGAGGCCCGCTCCGGGCGGGTCCGCCCCGGCCTCGACGACAAGGTGCTGACCGAATGGAACGGGCTGCTGATAGCCGCTCTGGCCGCTGCGGCCACCGCGACCGGGAACACCGCCTGGCTGGCTGTCGCGGAGGACTGCGGCGAGTTCCTGCTGCAGAACCTGCGGCGTGCCGACGGGCGCTGGCTGCGTTCCTGGCAGGCGGGCGACGCCGACCGCCCCCCCGGGGCGCGGCACCTGGCCTGCGCGGCCGATTACGCCGCGCTCCTGAACGCCTTCTGCCGCCTTGCCGAGACCACCGGCAGAGCGCACTGGATCGCCGAGGCCCGACGGACCGCCGACGACCTGGTGGAGTTGTTCTGGGATCCCGACGGCAGCGGCCTGCTCACCTGCGGGCGCGACGCCGAGCCGTTGGTTGCCACGCCCCGGGATCTCTTCGACAACGCCACCCCCTCGGCCAGCAGCGCCGCCGCGCTGGGCCTGATGCGCCTGGGCGCGCTCGTGGGTACCGGCGCCTACCACGAGCGGGCCGCTGAGATCCTGGCGCTGCTGGGCCCGCTCGCCGGCGAGCACCCCAGCGGCTTCGGCAACCTGCTGTGCGCCCTGGATCTGCACGCCGGCGGCGCCACCGAGGTCGTCATCACCGGCGACCGCCGAGACCTCGTGGATGTCGTGCACGGGGCCTGGCTGCCGAACGCCGTGCTGGCCTGGGGCGAGCCGTACGACTCGCCGCTGTGGGCCCAGCGTCGCGACGGTGCCGCCTACGTGTGCCGGCGCTACACCTGCGCGGCGCCCGCAGACGACCCTGCCACCCTGCGTCGGCAGCTGGCGATCGACGCCGGGAGGGCCGGTCGCCCCTGA
- a CDS encoding 1,4-dihydroxy-2-naphthoate polyprenyltransferase, giving the protein MTRVQDWVAGARPRTLPASLAPVIAGTASAARPGFGWGQGLIWWRLALALVVALGLQIGVNYANDYSDGMRGTDDERRVGPRRLVGSGLARPGAVRNAAALAGLVAGGAGLALAAAAGWELVIVGAACLAAGWFYSGGRRPYGYRGLGEVSVFIFFGLVAAVGAAFVQLEAITARSIWVGVGCGCLSCALLVVNNLRDIEGDAAAGKRTLAVRMGTSRTRLLHAALVAGAFVALIPLALSEPWAVLGLAALPFAAAPLARVLRGAEGVDLIGALAATGRLLAAYGLTLAAGLWAASALA; this is encoded by the coding sequence GTGACGCGGGTGCAGGACTGGGTCGCCGGGGCGAGGCCGCGAACCCTGCCGGCCTCGCTGGCACCGGTGATCGCCGGCACGGCGAGCGCGGCCAGGCCGGGCTTCGGCTGGGGCCAGGGTCTCATCTGGTGGCGTCTGGCGCTGGCCCTGGTGGTGGCGCTGGGGTTGCAGATCGGCGTCAACTACGCCAACGACTACAGCGACGGCATGCGCGGCACCGACGACGAGCGCCGGGTGGGCCCGCGGCGCCTGGTGGGTTCGGGCCTGGCGCGCCCCGGGGCCGTGCGCAACGCCGCCGCTCTTGCCGGGCTCGTGGCGGGAGGCGCCGGTCTGGCCCTCGCCGCGGCGGCCGGCTGGGAACTGGTGATCGTCGGCGCTGCGTGTCTCGCAGCCGGCTGGTTCTACTCGGGCGGACGCCGGCCCTACGGCTACCGGGGGCTGGGCGAGGTGAGTGTGTTCATCTTCTTCGGCCTCGTGGCAGCGGTCGGAGCCGCCTTCGTGCAACTGGAGGCGATCACGGCCCGCAGCATCTGGGTGGGAGTGGGCTGCGGTTGCCTGAGCTGCGCACTGCTGGTGGTCAACAACCTGCGCGACATCGAGGGTGACGCGGCCGCCGGGAAGCGCACCCTGGCGGTCCGCATGGGAACGTCCCGGACACGCCTTCTCCACGCCGCTCTGGTGGCGGGCGCCTTCGTCGCACTGATCCCGTTGGCGCTCAGCGAGCCCTGGGCCGTGCTGGGGCTGGCAGCCTTGCCGTTCGCTGCGGCCCCGCTGGCGCGGGTGCTGCGCGGCGCCGAAGGAGTCGACCTGATCGGCGCTCTGGCCGCCACGGGCCGCCTGCTGGCCGCCTACGGCCTCACCCTCGCCGCCGGCCTCTGGGCAGCTTCGGCCCTGGCCTGA